The Hahella sp. HNIBRBA332 genome window below encodes:
- a CDS encoding efflux RND transporter periplasmic adaptor subunit translates to MEKTLMRTRIPTYWISFGIIVALAVWLMAGPVQTAQTEAPEATKQEKAALSKVAYEVAQAETIKKTLEIQGQIDVWRQVNLQSRLGSTVEKVAAERGHRVNQGDLLLTLSEEDLPAQMAQAKAQREVARSELKAAKSLMQRGLQAETELKAKQAALASAEAAVARLEQNLKHTRILAPFAGVVEDRMVELGQTVQEGVSLVRLIDDHKLKLMGQAPQQQIGLLSIGQPVTAHLLNGETLTGRVSYIAAQADADTRSFTVEAELDNPQRLRVAGSTATLNIDVGDVMAHRISAALLSLDEKGRLSVEYLDADQRVARAPVERIRASNTELWVSGLPETVKLITMGRGYAKLGEKVDATPEEELLKHDQDKDEEPDADSASLAMKQAVN, encoded by the coding sequence TGGAGAAGACACTGATGCGCACGCGCATACCCACCTATTGGATTTCATTCGGAATTATCGTCGCATTAGCTGTCTGGCTGATGGCGGGGCCTGTGCAAACCGCTCAGACCGAAGCGCCGGAGGCGACGAAACAAGAGAAGGCCGCACTGTCTAAGGTGGCTTATGAAGTCGCGCAGGCTGAAACGATCAAGAAAACATTGGAGATTCAGGGACAGATTGATGTCTGGCGCCAGGTGAATCTGCAATCCCGTCTGGGGTCTACGGTTGAAAAAGTCGCCGCAGAACGCGGTCATCGTGTGAATCAAGGCGATCTCTTGCTGACCCTCAGTGAGGAAGATCTGCCGGCGCAAATGGCTCAGGCCAAAGCACAGAGGGAAGTGGCGCGCAGTGAATTGAAAGCCGCCAAGTCTCTGATGCAAAGAGGCCTGCAGGCGGAAACTGAATTGAAGGCGAAACAGGCCGCCCTGGCCAGCGCGGAAGCCGCCGTCGCCAGACTGGAGCAGAACCTGAAGCACACTCGTATTCTCGCGCCTTTCGCCGGCGTGGTCGAAGACCGGATGGTGGAGCTGGGCCAGACTGTGCAGGAAGGCGTATCCCTGGTGCGTCTTATCGATGATCACAAGTTGAAGCTAATGGGACAGGCGCCTCAGCAGCAGATTGGACTGCTCAGCATCGGCCAGCCGGTGACCGCGCACTTGCTGAACGGCGAAACTCTGACCGGCAGAGTGTCTTATATCGCCGCTCAAGCGGACGCCGACACCCGCTCCTTCACCGTGGAAGCGGAGCTGGATAACCCGCAGCGTTTGCGCGTGGCCGGCTCTACCGCCACCTTGAACATCGACGTCGGCGATGTTATGGCGCATCGCATTTCCGCTGCTTTGCTGAGTCTGGATGAAAAAGGCCGCCTCAGTGTGGAGTATCTGGATGCGGACCAGCGTGTCGCCCGTGCGCCGGTTGAGCGTATTCGCGCCAGCAATACGGAGCTCTGGGTCAGCGGACTGCCGGAAACCGTCAAGCTCATCACCATGGGGCGCGGTTACGCCAAACTGGGCGAGAAGGTGGATGCGACGCCGGAAGAAGAGTTGCTCAAACACGATCAAGACAAAGATGAAGAGCCGGATGCGGATAGCGCCAGTCTGGCGATGAAACAAGCGGTGAACTGA
- a CDS encoding efflux RND transporter permease subunit, whose protein sequence is MDKLIRATMDRSRASVIVLLMLWIGGYWAFMTMPKESNPDITIPIIYVSVSHEGIAPEDAERLLARPLEQELRSLEGLKEMRSVAAEGYASVTLEFLAGFDPDQALTDVREKVDTAKAKLPVESDEPRVVEINVSQFPVLNLSLSGPFAEDQLVRIARELKRHIEGIPEVLKVEIGGDREDLLELVADMQVLERYGIDYAQLFSLISNNNRLVAAGNIDTGAGRMVIKVPGVIENLPDLLGMPIKIHEGRVITFGDVATVQRTFKDPGGFARVDGKPAVVLEISKRAGANIIETIETVKAVVKIAEGRWPSSLKVTYITDESKQIREMLRDLLNNVLFAVVLVLIVMIAAMGMRPALLVGLTIPGAFLASLLVIQALGFTLNIVVLFSLILVAGMLVDGAIVVAELSDRNLEGGMSRKEAYAQAAYRMAWPVIASTATTLAVFMPLLFWPGMVGEFMKYLPATVIVCLISSLLMALIFMPVLGGVFGRSKAPDNASSGPSRFTHWYAAVLARLLAAPGKTLLMFLALLTLTYIAYGRYNYGVEFFPEVEPDSAQVLVHARGDLSVYEKDAMLQGVEQRLSGMPEVRALYARSFAMADGDMAEDVIGVIRFQLIDWHERRPANRILEDMRIRVQDLPLKLEFRKQEDGPAQGKPVKVRLSGTTEEVEEAVGQLHERLQELGGFIDISDNRPLPGIEWRIEVDREKAARYGVDVATVGNVVQLVTTGLKLADYRPDDAEEEVDIRLRAPLERRTLDALSGQMVSTAMGPVPVSNFTRLIPAPKTGTLHRVDGERSLTVEADVAEGVQADERITALKESLAERPLDDVMVKFAGEDEDQRETMVFLAQAFIIAIMLMALILVVQFNSIYQAALVLSAIVFSTAGVLLGLMITGRPFGIVMVGLGLIALAGIVVNNNIILIDTYNQMRASGASPYEAALETGKVRLRPVLLTAVTTVLGLMPMVLGVNVDLMTPSLGIGGPSTQWWTELSSAIAGGLTFATFLTLLITPCLLVIGEKTGAKLRTLWRRNFGRRREQEDVEELQPAPPVRGLSGAPRPQEEIFGK, encoded by the coding sequence ATGGATAAGCTCATACGTGCGACGATGGATCGCTCGCGAGCGAGCGTGATTGTATTGTTGATGTTATGGATTGGCGGCTACTGGGCGTTTATGACCATGCCGAAAGAGTCCAATCCGGATATCACTATTCCCATAATTTATGTCTCCGTGTCTCATGAAGGCATCGCGCCGGAAGACGCGGAGCGCCTTTTGGCCCGTCCCCTGGAGCAGGAACTGCGCTCTCTGGAAGGCCTGAAAGAAATGCGTTCGGTGGCGGCGGAAGGCTACGCTTCGGTGACTTTGGAGTTCCTGGCCGGTTTCGATCCGGACCAGGCTCTGACGGATGTGCGCGAAAAAGTGGATACCGCCAAAGCCAAGCTGCCGGTGGAGAGTGATGAGCCTCGCGTTGTGGAAATCAATGTGTCGCAGTTTCCGGTGCTCAACCTGAGTCTGTCCGGCCCCTTCGCTGAAGACCAGTTGGTGCGCATCGCCCGGGAACTGAAGCGGCATATCGAAGGCATTCCTGAGGTATTGAAAGTAGAGATCGGCGGCGACCGTGAGGATTTACTGGAACTGGTGGCGGATATGCAGGTGCTGGAGCGTTACGGCATCGACTATGCGCAACTGTTTTCTCTGATCTCCAATAACAACCGTCTGGTGGCCGCAGGCAATATCGACACTGGCGCCGGGCGCATGGTGATCAAGGTGCCGGGGGTGATTGAAAACCTGCCTGATTTGTTGGGCATGCCGATCAAAATTCACGAAGGCCGCGTCATCACGTTCGGCGACGTCGCCACCGTGCAGCGCACTTTCAAAGACCCGGGCGGCTTCGCCAGAGTGGACGGCAAACCCGCCGTGGTGCTGGAAATCTCCAAGCGGGCCGGCGCCAATATCATCGAAACCATTGAGACGGTGAAGGCGGTGGTCAAGATCGCGGAAGGGCGCTGGCCCTCCAGCCTCAAGGTGACCTACATCACTGATGAATCCAAGCAGATTCGCGAGATGTTGCGCGACCTGCTTAACAACGTCCTGTTTGCGGTGGTGCTGGTGCTGATCGTCATGATCGCCGCCATGGGCATGCGTCCGGCGCTGTTGGTGGGCCTGACTATCCCCGGCGCATTCCTGGCCAGTTTGCTGGTGATCCAGGCGTTGGGCTTTACCCTAAATATCGTGGTGCTGTTCAGTCTTATTTTGGTTGCGGGAATGCTGGTGGATGGCGCCATCGTGGTGGCGGAACTGTCGGACCGTAATCTGGAAGGCGGCATGTCGCGCAAAGAGGCGTATGCGCAGGCGGCCTATCGTATGGCGTGGCCGGTTATCGCCTCCACCGCCACCACTTTGGCGGTGTTTATGCCCCTGCTGTTCTGGCCGGGTATGGTGGGCGAATTCATGAAATATCTGCCGGCGACGGTGATTGTCTGCCTTATCTCTTCATTGCTGATGGCGCTGATATTCATGCCAGTGCTGGGCGGCGTCTTCGGGCGTTCCAAAGCCCCGGACAACGCTTCCAGTGGGCCCAGTCGCTTCACTCACTGGTATGCCGCGGTGTTGGCGCGATTGCTGGCGGCGCCGGGGAAAACGCTGCTGATGTTTTTGGCGTTGTTGACGCTGACCTATATCGCGTACGGACGATACAACTATGGCGTTGAGTTTTTCCCGGAAGTGGAGCCTGACTCCGCCCAGGTGCTGGTGCACGCCAGAGGCGACCTGTCGGTGTACGAAAAAGACGCCATGTTGCAGGGCGTGGAGCAACGTCTGTCCGGCATGCCGGAAGTGCGGGCGTTGTATGCGCGCTCCTTCGCTATGGCGGACGGGGATATGGCGGAGGATGTCATCGGCGTCATTCGTTTTCAGCTGATCGACTGGCATGAGCGCCGTCCCGCCAATCGTATATTGGAAGACATGCGCATTCGCGTGCAGGACCTGCCGTTGAAGCTGGAGTTCCGCAAACAGGAAGACGGCCCGGCCCAGGGCAAACCGGTCAAGGTGCGTCTCTCCGGAACCACCGAGGAGGTGGAGGAAGCGGTGGGGCAACTGCATGAGCGTTTGCAGGAGTTGGGCGGCTTTATCGACATCTCCGACAATCGTCCGCTGCCAGGCATTGAATGGCGTATCGAAGTGGATCGCGAAAAAGCCGCGCGCTATGGCGTGGATGTGGCCACTGTCGGCAATGTAGTGCAGTTGGTGACCACGGGTCTGAAACTGGCGGACTATCGTCCTGACGACGCGGAGGAAGAGGTGGATATTCGCCTGCGTGCGCCGTTGGAGCGACGCACGCTGGACGCCTTGAGCGGGCAGATGGTGAGCACCGCCATGGGGCCTGTGCCGGTCTCCAATTTCACCCGCCTGATTCCCGCGCCGAAGACCGGCACCTTGCATCGGGTGGACGGAGAACGCTCTTTGACCGTGGAAGCGGATGTTGCGGAAGGCGTACAGGCGGATGAGCGCATTACTGCATTGAAGGAGTCTCTGGCTGAGCGTCCCCTGGATGACGTCATGGTGAAATTCGCCGGCGAAGACGAAGACCAGCGCGAAACCATGGTCTTCCTGGCGCAGGCGTTCATCATCGCCATTATGCTGATGGCGCTGATCCTGGTGGTGCAGTTCAACAGCATCTATCAGGCGGCGTTGGTGTTGTCCGCGATTGTATTCTCCACGGCGGGCGTGTTGCTGGGGCTGATGATTACCGGTCGGCCTTTCGGCATTGTCATGGTGGGGCTGGGGCTGATCGCTCTGGCGGGTATCGTGGTGAACAACAATATCATTCTGATCGACACCTACAACCAGATGCGCGCTTCCGGCGCGTCTCCCTACGAGGCGGCGCTGGAAACCGGAAAAGTGCGTCTGCGACCGGTGTTGCTGACGGCGGTCACCACGGTGCTGGGACTGATGCCCATGGTGCTGGGGGTGAATGTGGACTTGATGACGCCCTCCCTGGGTATTGGCGGACCCTCCACGCAGTGGTGGACGGAGCTGTCCAGCGCCATTGCCGGCGGACTGACTTTCGCCACCTTCCTGACTCTGCTGATTACGCCTTGTCTGTTGGTGATCGGCGAAAAAACCGGGGCCAAGTTGCGCACATTGTGGCGGCGTAATTTCGGCCGCCGTCGTGAGCAGGAGGACGTGGAGGAACTTCAGCCAGCGCCGCCAGTGCGCGGTCTCAGCGGCGCTCCACGGCCGCAGGAGGAGATCTTCGGCAAGTGA
- a CDS encoding oxidoreductase → MEEKEFYRELFKGLRAIAESAFPKRCNTCGRVYETAEQFLSETESIRHTRSGMKESEDDDGSLIVEVFRNCACGSTLMDVFNNRRDLSEAGLRRRKRFGDFLEFLVEQGVDRELARTELLKVARGMRSHVLEKIRPPKI, encoded by the coding sequence ATGGAAGAGAAAGAATTTTATAGGGAACTGTTCAAGGGGCTTCGCGCCATCGCGGAGTCCGCTTTCCCGAAACGCTGCAATACTTGCGGTCGCGTCTATGAGACTGCGGAACAATTTCTATCCGAAACGGAAAGCATCCGCCACACCCGCAGCGGCATGAAAGAATCCGAGGACGATGACGGCTCTCTGATTGTCGAGGTGTTTCGCAACTGCGCCTGCGGCTCCACCTTGATGGATGTGTTTAACAACCGTCGCGACCTGTCCGAAGCCGGCCTCAGACGCCGCAAGCGTTTTGGCGACTTCCTTGAATTTTTGGTGGAGCAAGGCGTTGATCGGGAGCTGGCGCGCACCGAATTGCTGAAAGTGGCGCGCGGCATGCGCAGTCATGTTCTGGAGAAAATCCGCCCGCCTAAAATCTGA
- a CDS encoding response regulator encodes METDQLPDALLLVDDEVNILRSLTRLFRREGYRILTANSAQEGLDILAQEPVAVILSDQRMPGMTGSEMFKEVKSRYPDTIRLIMSGYTELESITSAINDGAVYKFLLKPWEDEKLLQHIREAFSIHELKSKNARLNEQLKELNRQLEQKVEEQNLELILNVRSLRASQEILEHLPVAIVGVSDDGMIVEVNAAARGLLGEGLQVGMFVMQVFPENVFHSYMEAVKSSVGEVVQVAATIGGQSTHMLIKRFSGNFNVSGTVMAMLSAEG; translated from the coding sequence GTGGAAACAGATCAGCTCCCCGACGCCCTATTACTGGTGGATGATGAAGTTAATATTCTCAGGTCCCTCACGCGCCTGTTTCGTCGCGAAGGTTACCGAATCTTAACCGCCAACTCCGCGCAGGAAGGCCTTGACATACTGGCGCAGGAACCGGTGGCGGTGATTCTATCGGATCAACGTATGCCGGGCATGACGGGGTCGGAAATGTTCAAGGAAGTGAAGTCCCGCTATCCAGACACCATTCGGCTGATCATGAGCGGCTATACCGAGTTGGAAAGCATCACCTCCGCCATCAACGACGGCGCCGTCTACAAGTTCCTGCTCAAGCCCTGGGAAGACGAAAAGCTGCTGCAGCATATTCGTGAGGCGTTTTCCATCCATGAGCTGAAAAGTAAGAACGCCCGCCTGAATGAGCAGCTCAAGGAATTGAATCGTCAGTTGGAGCAGAAGGTGGAAGAGCAGAATCTGGAGTTGATACTGAATGTTCGCTCGCTGCGCGCCTCGCAGGAAATTCTTGAGCACTTGCCCGTCGCTATTGTCGGCGTCTCCGACGACGGCATGATCGTGGAAGTGAACGCCGCTGCTCGCGGCCTGTTGGGCGAGGGGCTGCAGGTCGGCATGTTCGTGATGCAGGTATTTCCGGAAAATGTATTCCACAGCTATATGGAGGCGGTGAAGTCGTCAGTCGGGGAGGTAGTGCAAGTCGCGGCGACTATCGGCGGCCAGTCCACGCATATGCTGATTAAACGTTTCAGCGGAAATTTCAACGTTTCAGGCACTGTCATGGCGATGCTGTCCGCGGAAGGATAA
- a CDS encoding HDOD domain-containing protein, with the protein MTWNVEEIKTKLSELSSPNPEIEAIIKMMDDGVSDLGIIGKKVLADPVLAARILQLANSSFYGFTKEVKDVDMACVILGANTIRNLIYTLVVLSRFNGPRQDTQLDYTQIWRHSLMTACISQELSRRQNIDFLTAFTAGLFNNLGVVLMDYFYGDEITECVREARQERKHLVSSERSILGKDHRALSAIVLECWSFPQEIVQVLNSGSEINTPMALAVSLGDVLATSIVGNCIAGVQLHCIAPCKVEASGVDISEVPAMTLNGLKLFKELASEFIPKGKKNGS; encoded by the coding sequence ATGACCTGGAATGTGGAGGAGATCAAAACCAAACTTTCCGAGCTTTCATCGCCCAACCCGGAAATTGAGGCCATCATCAAAATGATGGACGACGGCGTCAGCGATCTGGGCATCATTGGCAAAAAAGTATTGGCGGATCCCGTGTTGGCGGCGCGTATTCTGCAATTGGCCAACAGTTCTTTCTACGGCTTCACCAAGGAAGTGAAGGACGTGGACATGGCGTGCGTCATTCTCGGCGCCAATACCATTCGCAATCTGATTTACACCCTGGTAGTGCTTTCCCGCTTCAACGGCCCCCGGCAGGATACCCAGCTCGACTACACGCAAATCTGGCGGCACAGCCTGATGACCGCCTGTATTTCACAAGAGCTGTCGCGGCGCCAGAACATCGACTTTCTGACCGCATTCACCGCTGGCCTGTTCAACAATCTGGGCGTGGTGCTGATGGACTATTTTTACGGCGACGAAATTACGGAATGCGTAAGAGAAGCACGTCAGGAGAGGAAGCATTTGGTGTCGTCGGAACGCAGCATTCTTGGCAAAGATCATCGCGCGCTGTCCGCGATTGTTCTGGAGTGCTGGTCGTTTCCTCAGGAAATTGTGCAGGTGTTGAACTCAGGCAGTGAAATCAATACGCCTATGGCGTTGGCGGTCAGTCTGGGAGATGTGCTGGCCACCAGTATTGTCGGCAATTGTATCGCCGGGGTGCAGTTGCATTGTATTGCTCCCTGCAAAGTTGAAGCGAGCGGCGTGGATATCTCAGAGGTTCCCGCCATGACCCTCAATGGTTTGAAGTTGTTCAAGGAGCTGGCGTCGGAATTTATTCCCAAAGGCAAGAAAAACGGCTCCTGA
- a CDS encoding sensor histidine kinase, translated as MLLYKVVHDAGGNQGNISELLEALFAEDEGVSVSWMWLDPQSQYIAQHLQSSVISFRFKWGEEALSSLRDRVEESEPNAWIGFELPLANGKVLYGWHIKIKLSESASSGIAVCADEPFKLSERLDSKLSWAMTTLGLTRRNEVLQYQLTDLQKLMLFQVVWAETLEWIKGVENEDDEFFRELLVRLEIVTGASGSALELRGQRGEPPKWLEKGLTLTKLQGIAAALGDESILESEKSLCLGDLSEKCQPPGSCQDIDQLNIFPIQTGDGVCKGTLYLAKSKGKPVFSLADEMYISQMVSQAYSGFEKNALLAELEKSNQQLVLERQQQEKLISQLQDTRAQLLQSEKLASIGQLAAGVAHEINNPIGYVSSNLTTLNEYISTLFELLDEIEERLGGDKAEVKAIFKELEEKYETEYIRGDVTDLMKESNEGIYRVKQIIQSLKDFSRPDTGQFELGDLNQYINKTLNIVHNEIKYKAEVIKDFGELPKIEMVESQIGQVILNLVVNAGHAIEHNGVIRVSTRVVEDGFVCVSVADNGSGIAKENLSKLYDPFFTTKPVGQGTGLGLALSYGIVNKHHGRLEVESELGKGTTFYVYLPVKQPKQGEEQ; from the coding sequence ATGTTGCTTTATAAGGTTGTTCATGATGCTGGCGGTAACCAGGGCAATATCAGTGAGTTACTGGAAGCCTTGTTCGCTGAAGACGAAGGCGTTTCGGTCAGCTGGATGTGGCTGGATCCGCAGAGTCAGTATATTGCGCAACACCTGCAAAGCTCGGTGATTTCGTTCCGCTTCAAATGGGGTGAGGAGGCGCTGAGCAGCCTGAGGGATCGGGTTGAGGAGTCTGAGCCCAACGCCTGGATTGGCTTTGAACTGCCGCTAGCCAACGGTAAAGTCCTGTATGGCTGGCATATCAAGATCAAGCTGAGCGAGAGCGCCTCCAGCGGCATCGCCGTGTGCGCAGATGAGCCGTTCAAACTGTCCGAGAGACTGGACAGCAAACTGAGTTGGGCGATGACCACCTTGGGGCTGACCCGTCGCAATGAAGTCCTGCAGTATCAGTTGACTGATTTACAGAAATTGATGTTGTTCCAGGTGGTGTGGGCAGAGACCTTGGAATGGATCAAAGGCGTGGAGAACGAAGACGACGAATTCTTCCGCGAGCTGCTGGTGCGTCTGGAGATTGTCACCGGCGCCAGCGGTTCCGCGCTGGAGCTGCGGGGGCAGCGTGGCGAGCCGCCGAAGTGGCTGGAAAAGGGGCTGACGCTGACCAAGCTACAGGGCATCGCCGCCGCCTTGGGCGATGAGTCGATTCTGGAGTCGGAGAAATCCCTGTGTCTGGGGGATCTGTCCGAAAAATGCCAGCCGCCAGGCAGCTGTCAGGACATTGATCAACTGAATATTTTTCCTATCCAGACCGGCGACGGGGTCTGCAAGGGCACGTTGTATCTCGCCAAAAGCAAGGGCAAGCCCGTGTTTTCCCTGGCGGACGAAATGTATATCTCGCAGATGGTCAGTCAGGCGTATAGCGGTTTTGAGAAAAACGCGCTGCTGGCGGAGCTGGAAAAAAGCAACCAGCAACTGGTGCTGGAGCGACAGCAGCAGGAGAAACTGATCAGCCAGCTGCAGGACACCCGGGCGCAATTGCTGCAATCGGAGAAGCTCGCCTCCATCGGCCAACTGGCGGCCGGGGTGGCGCATGAAATCAACAACCCCATCGGCTATGTTAGCTCCAACCTGACGACGTTGAATGAATACATCAGTACGTTGTTTGAGCTACTGGATGAAATTGAAGAGCGCTTAGGCGGCGACAAGGCGGAAGTGAAAGCCATCTTTAAAGAACTGGAAGAGAAGTACGAAACGGAATACATCAGGGGCGATGTCACGGACCTGATGAAGGAGTCCAACGAGGGCATCTATCGAGTCAAGCAGATCATTCAATCCCTGAAGGATTTCTCGCGGCCGGATACCGGTCAGTTTGAACTGGGCGATCTGAATCAGTACATCAACAAGACGCTCAATATTGTTCACAACGAGATCAAATACAAGGCGGAAGTCATCAAGGACTTTGGCGAGCTGCCCAAGATCGAGATGGTGGAGTCGCAGATTGGGCAAGTGATACTGAATCTGGTGGTCAACGCCGGTCATGCGATCGAACACAACGGCGTGATCAGGGTGTCAACCAGAGTGGTGGAGGACGGGTTCGTCTGTGTCTCCGTGGCGGATAACGGCAGCGGCATCGCCAAGGAAAACCTGTCCAAGCTCTATGACCCCTTCTTCACCACCAAGCCGGTGGGGCAGGGCACTGGGCTGGGACTGGCTTTGTCCTATGGCATCGTCAACAAACACCATGGCCGTTTGGAAGTGGAGAGCGAACTGGGAAAAGGTACGACGTTTTACGTCTATCTGCCCGTTAAGCAACCTAAACAGGGAGAGGAGCAATGA
- a CDS encoding HD domain-containing phosphohydrolase — MTQDLASPDSALPAASDADVDYVLFVDDEKPILSSIQRLLRKQDFKCLFAESGADGLKILESQRIDLVISDMRMPNMDGAQFLSQVKARWPLTVRMLLTGHSDISATVTALNEGGIYRYISKPWDDENLIEVIHEGLRIRRLEREKKRLLNVTQQQNRELQKFNKDLEKMVAARTEEVRQTADMLELAYQQLKDSYDDFVRVFSTFITSRGYLIKGHSQSVADLSKSIAEAMELPEADVKHIYYAGLLHEVGKLSLSDDVLSRAEAKLTRQDAVEYQRYPLLGEMALTAIAELEPTSRFIRHHAEYMDGSGFPDKLKGDAIPMGSRIIRAVRDFVGLQSGLMRTDAMTKDDAYKLIQDYAGKRYDPLVVKLLAPLVESYTGDDVLPHEDKLGVGALVPGMRLSRDLKNTNGILLIAKGHVLTEKIIEKMLSLEKLENRKLSVFVMKR, encoded by the coding sequence ATGACGCAAGACCTGGCTTCGCCGGATTCCGCCCTACCCGCGGCGTCTGACGCAGACGTTGATTATGTGTTGTTTGTCGACGACGAGAAGCCGATCCTCTCTTCCATTCAGCGCTTACTGCGTAAACAGGACTTTAAATGCCTGTTTGCGGAAAGCGGAGCGGATGGGCTGAAAATACTGGAGTCGCAGCGAATCGACCTGGTGATTTCCGACATGCGCATGCCGAATATGGACGGCGCTCAGTTTCTGTCACAGGTGAAAGCGCGCTGGCCGTTGACGGTGCGTATGCTGTTGACCGGTCACTCGGATATTTCCGCCACAGTGACCGCCCTCAATGAGGGCGGCATCTATCGCTACATCAGCAAACCCTGGGATGACGAAAATCTGATTGAAGTGATTCACGAAGGTTTGCGCATACGGCGTCTGGAGCGGGAGAAAAAACGCCTGCTCAACGTCACCCAGCAGCAGAACCGCGAACTGCAGAAGTTCAACAAGGATCTGGAAAAAATGGTCGCCGCGCGCACCGAGGAAGTGCGCCAGACTGCGGACATGCTGGAGCTGGCGTACCAGCAACTGAAAGACAGCTATGACGATTTCGTCAGAGTGTTCTCCACTTTCATCACCAGCCGCGGCTATTTGATCAAGGGCCACTCACAGAGCGTGGCGGACTTATCCAAATCCATCGCGGAGGCCATGGAGCTGCCGGAGGCGGACGTCAAACATATCTACTACGCCGGCTTGCTGCATGAGGTGGGCAAGCTCAGTCTGTCTGACGATGTGTTGAGTCGGGCGGAAGCCAAACTGACCCGGCAGGATGCGGTGGAGTATCAACGTTACCCGCTGTTGGGCGAAATGGCGCTGACGGCGATTGCGGAACTGGAGCCGACTTCCCGCTTTATCCGCCACCATGCGGAATACATGGACGGCAGCGGCTTTCCCGATAAGTTGAAAGGCGATGCTATTCCCATGGGCTCGCGGATCATCCGCGCCGTGCGCGACTTTGTAGGGCTGCAAAGCGGACTGATGCGCACCGACGCCATGACCAAGGATGATGCGTACAAGCTGATTCAGGATTACGCGGGCAAGCGCTACGACCCTCTGGTGGTGAAACTGCTGGCGCCGCTGGTGGAGAGCTACACCGGCGACGATGTGTTGCCTCATGAAGATAAACTCGGCGTGGGAGCGCTGGTTCCCGGTATGCGGTTATCCCGGGATTTAAAAAACACCAATGGCATTCTGCTCATCGCCAAAGGCCATGTGCTGACAGAGAAAATCATCGAAAAAATGCTGTCGTTGGAGAAACTGGAAAACCGCAAACTCAGTGTGTTCGTAATGAAAAGATAG
- a CDS encoding response regulator: MATLAIIDDEENVLRAMQRILRKKPWKVLTFSDPYEAIDALKKEPVDLVISDYRMPEINGVELLNALKEVRPEALRILLSGQADIDGVTSAINDAEIYRFISKPWSDEDLLMTLENALEHNALVRENRRLLDLVRKQEGALKKQLEELQRLEAATPGITQVSWNEDGSIDLVDEDFDEL; encoded by the coding sequence ATGGCTACATTGGCGATTATCGACGATGAAGAAAATGTGCTGCGCGCCATGCAGCGGATATTACGCAAGAAGCCCTGGAAGGTTTTGACCTTTAGTGACCCCTACGAGGCCATTGACGCACTGAAGAAAGAGCCGGTGGATCTGGTGATTTCCGATTATCGGATGCCGGAAATCAACGGCGTGGAACTGCTAAACGCGCTCAAAGAAGTGCGTCCAGAGGCGTTGCGGATTCTGCTGAGCGGTCAGGCGGACATCGATGGCGTCACGTCCGCCATCAACGACGCGGAAATCTACCGCTTTATCTCCAAACCCTGGTCTGACGAGGATCTTTTGATGACGCTGGAGAACGCTCTGGAGCATAACGCTTTGGTGCGGGAGAACAGGCGCTTGTTGGATTTGGTGCGAAAACAGGAAGGGGCGCTGAAGAAGCAGTTGGAGGAATTGCAGCGACTGGAGGCCGCGACGCCAGGCATTACCCAGGTGAGCTGGAATGAGGACGGTAGTATTGATCTGGTGGATGAAGACTTCGACGAACTCTGA